A genome region from Microbacterium profundi includes the following:
- a CDS encoding Gfo/Idh/MocA family protein, whose amino-acid sequence MADLRVGLLGVGMMGRHHARVIREVEGVDLVAIADPGGDPHNVAGKLPILANIEALIDAGIDIAVVAVPTAFHEDAALKLAEAGVHTLVEKPIAHSIEAGQRMVAAFAAKGLIGAVGHVERFNPALQEMRRRLESGELGEVYQIATRRQSTFPARIADVGVAKDLASHDIDLTSWVAQSEYTSVFAQIAHKSGREYEDMITVTGRLANGVIVNHLVNWLSPMKERVTVVTGDRGTFIADTATGDLTFFANGTIPLEWESISSFRGVSEGDITRYSFAKREPLRVEHEAFRDAVLGLPSDVVTMEQGLRTLTVVEGALSSADTGQSTTFQAPQR is encoded by the coding sequence ATGGCTGATCTGCGCGTGGGCCTGCTGGGCGTGGGCATGATGGGGCGTCACCACGCCCGCGTCATCCGCGAGGTCGAGGGTGTGGATCTGGTGGCGATCGCCGATCCTGGCGGCGACCCGCACAACGTTGCCGGCAAGCTTCCCATCCTTGCGAACATCGAGGCGCTGATCGATGCAGGCATCGACATCGCTGTGGTCGCCGTTCCGACCGCGTTCCACGAGGATGCGGCGTTGAAGCTCGCTGAGGCCGGTGTCCACACTCTGGTCGAGAAGCCCATTGCGCACAGCATCGAAGCAGGTCAGCGCATGGTGGCTGCCTTCGCCGCGAAGGGCCTGATCGGTGCCGTCGGGCACGTCGAGCGCTTCAATCCGGCGCTGCAGGAGATGCGACGGCGCCTGGAGTCGGGCGAACTCGGCGAGGTCTACCAGATCGCCACCCGGCGTCAGAGCACATTTCCAGCCCGCATCGCAGATGTCGGCGTTGCGAAGGACCTCGCATCCCACGACATCGACCTGACGAGTTGGGTCGCCCAGAGCGAGTACACCAGCGTGTTCGCGCAGATCGCGCACAAGAGCGGCCGCGAGTACGAGGACATGATCACCGTGACCGGACGCCTCGCGAATGGCGTGATCGTGAATCATCTCGTGAATTGGCTCTCTCCGATGAAGGAGCGTGTCACTGTCGTCACCGGCGATCGAGGCACGTTCATCGCAGACACGGCGACGGGAGACCTCACCTTCTTCGCGAACGGCACCATTCCGCTGGAATGGGAGTCGATCTCGTCGTTCCGTGGCGTGTCCGAGGGAGACATCACGCGCTATTCCTTCGCCAAGCGCGAGCCGCTGCGCGTCGAACACGAGGCATTCCGCGATGCCGTCCTTGGTCTGCCGAGCGACGTCGTCACGATGGAGCAGGGCTTGCGAACTCTCACAGTCGTGGAGGGTGCGCTGTCGTCGGCTGACACTGGTCAGTCGACGACATTCCAGGCGCCGCAGCGATGA
- a CDS encoding DegT/DnrJ/EryC1/StrS family aminotransferase, translated as MSEFIPPAKPIIGDEEREAVDRVLRSGMVAQGPEVAAFEQEFSAHFVPGRPSVAVNSGTAGLHLGLLAAGVGPGDEVIVPSFTFAATGNSVALTGATPVFVDIEPDTFSLDPEAVAAAITPKTKGILPVHLYGHPARMRELEVLAAARGVALYEDAAQAHGAALDGRPVGSFGEFAMFSLYPTKNMTSGEGGMVTAANEQIARRLRLLRNQGMERQYENEIIGFNARMTDIHAAIGRVQLTKVDAWTKTRQANAAFLDAHLHGVVIPPVAEGAVHVYHQYTVRVPEDRDGFVAALKTEHNVGAGVYYPIPNHRLPSLAPFAPGLDLPETERGAREVASLPVHPSLSQDDLDRIVEAVNTVAGAGA; from the coding sequence GTGAGCGAGTTCATTCCCCCGGCGAAGCCGATCATCGGTGATGAGGAGCGCGAGGCGGTCGACCGCGTTCTGCGCAGCGGCATGGTCGCTCAGGGGCCGGAGGTCGCGGCGTTCGAGCAGGAGTTCTCGGCGCACTTCGTGCCTGGTCGGCCGTCGGTCGCCGTGAATTCGGGCACGGCAGGTCTGCACCTGGGGCTGCTCGCTGCTGGTGTCGGCCCGGGCGATGAGGTCATCGTGCCGTCGTTCACGTTCGCGGCGACGGGGAACTCGGTTGCGCTCACGGGTGCGACGCCGGTGTTCGTCGACATCGAGCCGGACACGTTCTCTCTCGACCCCGAAGCGGTCGCCGCGGCGATCACGCCGAAGACCAAGGGCATCCTTCCGGTGCACCTGTATGGGCACCCGGCCAGGATGCGGGAGTTGGAGGTTCTGGCTGCGGCGCGGGGTGTGGCGTTGTATGAGGATGCGGCGCAGGCGCACGGGGCGGCACTCGATGGCCGTCCGGTGGGTTCGTTCGGTGAGTTCGCGATGTTCAGCCTGTATCCGACGAAGAACATGACCAGTGGTGAGGGCGGGATGGTGACGGCCGCGAATGAGCAGATCGCCCGCCGCCTGCGGTTGCTGCGCAACCAGGGCATGGAGCGCCAGTACGAGAACGAGATCATCGGCTTCAATGCCCGGATGACCGATATCCATGCGGCGATCGGGCGTGTGCAGTTGACGAAGGTCGACGCGTGGACGAAGACGCGTCAGGCGAATGCGGCTTTCCTGGACGCGCACCTGCACGGTGTCGTCATACCTCCGGTGGCGGAGGGTGCGGTGCATGTGTATCACCAGTACACGGTGCGTGTTCCGGAGGATCGGGACGGGTTCGTGGCGGCGTTGAAGACCGAGCACAATGTGGGTGCGGGTGTGTATTACCCGATCCCGAACCACCGCCTCCCGTCGCTGGCGCCGTTCGCGCCGGGCCTGGACCTGCCCGAGACGGAACGTGGCGCACGTGAGGTCGCTTCACTCCCGGTGCACCCGTCGCTGTCCCAGGACGACCTCGACCGCATCGTCGAAGCGGTCAACACCGTTGCAGGAGCCGGCGCCTGA
- a CDS encoding glycosyltransferase family A protein has product MTEPTHDEQFPEALVDVTIAVHTTSRPIRRAVSSILTHTSSPVSVNVVAHNVDPEKIRANLGEFADHPRLRLLSLQDGIASPAGPMNLGFDHSTAPFVSLLGSDDEFAPGALDSWLAVQAETGATTVIPKVIIIGRPMNPLPPLRGGRRTRRLNADRDRLSYRTAPLGLIDRRRFNRLRFAEGLASGEDIAYSAELWFTGSEIAVDLEGPAYLCHEDAVDRVTSAPRAVAEDFAFVDAIEAAPWFSTMRRSDRVALIVKILRIHFLDAVATRALSDEGLGPHQSALQEVFDRLRRMAPGAPALLSRVDHRILQEAFSEKPSPERIQILAHDRWNQRSFGALLTPNPIRSLHRHAMIRLFNAANRTSKLDQSPL; this is encoded by the coding sequence ATGACTGAGCCGACTCACGATGAGCAGTTCCCCGAGGCACTCGTCGACGTCACCATCGCCGTGCACACGACCTCTCGCCCGATTCGGCGGGCTGTCTCTTCCATTCTCACTCACACGTCGTCGCCGGTGTCCGTCAACGTGGTCGCGCACAACGTCGACCCAGAGAAGATCCGTGCGAATCTGGGCGAGTTCGCAGATCACCCCCGCCTCCGCTTGCTTTCGTTGCAAGACGGGATAGCGTCGCCCGCCGGCCCCATGAATCTAGGGTTCGATCACTCCACTGCACCGTTCGTCTCGCTTCTCGGCTCCGACGACGAATTCGCTCCTGGGGCGCTGGATTCTTGGCTCGCCGTGCAAGCGGAAACAGGCGCGACTACCGTGATCCCGAAGGTCATCATCATCGGACGACCGATGAACCCCTTGCCGCCGCTGCGTGGCGGCCGACGCACCCGGCGGCTCAACGCTGACCGGGATCGCCTCAGCTATCGAACCGCTCCGCTGGGACTGATCGACCGAAGGCGCTTCAATCGGCTGCGGTTCGCTGAAGGGCTTGCTTCTGGTGAGGACATCGCCTATTCCGCAGAGCTGTGGTTCACCGGCAGTGAAATCGCAGTGGACCTCGAGGGGCCTGCCTATCTATGTCACGAGGACGCGGTCGATCGTGTGACCTCTGCACCGCGCGCGGTGGCGGAAGACTTCGCCTTCGTCGATGCGATCGAAGCTGCGCCGTGGTTCAGCACGATGAGGCGGTCGGACCGAGTCGCGCTCATCGTGAAGATACTTCGCATCCATTTCCTCGATGCGGTCGCCACACGGGCATTGAGTGATGAAGGGCTTGGTCCGCATCAGTCGGCTCTGCAGGAGGTGTTCGACCGGCTGCGTCGGATGGCACCAGGCGCACCGGCTCTGCTTTCACGCGTGGACCACCGTATCCTTCAGGAAGCATTCTCGGAGAAGCCGTCGCCAGAACGCATCCAGATTCTCGCTCACGACCGGTGGAACCAGCGATCGTTCGGTGCGCTCCTCACACCGAATCCGATCCGCTCGCTCCATCGACACGCCATGATCAGGCTGTTCAATGCGGCCAACCGGACCAGCAAACTGGACCAGTCGCCGCTTTGA
- a CDS encoding glycosyltransferase, with protein MNASQSWADAEWEAANQFTHVLVEAERSMFGRKFDRDLAAEIAALKESGVSVAYICHGTDIRQPDRHAQRTPWSPYPEDPRTAALRADAEKNLALLRALPLPTFVSTPDLLDDVPWATWCPVVVDPQVFATASAPFAAGTPRVLHVSSSAVQKGSHYIEPALAPLREDGSIEYDLVSGAPSTAMPGIYAAADIVLDQFRLGSYGVAACEAMAAGRVVVGHVLPSVRTNVRELTGLDLPIVEATPGTLHDVVLHLLHHADESRAIAKAGITFVSTVHAGSASARALIDGWIAKSR; from the coding sequence GTGAATGCGTCGCAAAGCTGGGCGGATGCGGAGTGGGAGGCAGCCAACCAGTTCACCCACGTTCTCGTGGAGGCTGAGAGGTCGATGTTCGGGCGAAAGTTCGACCGCGACCTCGCGGCAGAGATCGCCGCTCTGAAGGAGAGTGGAGTGTCAGTCGCCTACATCTGCCACGGCACGGACATCCGCCAACCTGATCGGCATGCGCAGCGCACGCCTTGGTCTCCGTATCCGGAAGATCCGCGAACAGCCGCATTGCGTGCGGACGCAGAGAAGAACCTCGCGCTACTTCGGGCGCTCCCACTGCCGACCTTCGTGTCCACACCGGATCTGCTCGACGACGTGCCGTGGGCGACGTGGTGCCCTGTTGTGGTGGACCCCCAGGTATTCGCGACCGCATCCGCGCCATTCGCCGCCGGAACACCTCGAGTTCTTCACGTCTCGAGTTCCGCCGTACAGAAGGGCAGCCATTACATCGAACCAGCGCTCGCGCCGTTGCGCGAGGACGGCAGCATCGAGTACGACCTGGTCAGTGGGGCACCTTCGACGGCGATGCCTGGCATCTATGCTGCGGCGGACATCGTTCTCGACCAGTTCCGGCTCGGTTCCTATGGAGTTGCCGCATGCGAGGCGATGGCGGCCGGACGCGTCGTCGTCGGTCATGTTCTTCCGTCGGTTCGCACCAATGTCAGAGAGCTGACCGGTCTCGATCTACCGATCGTTGAAGCGACGCCGGGCACTCTTCATGACGTCGTTCTGCATCTTCTCCACCATGCTGACGAGTCTCGCGCCATCGCCAAAGCCGGAATTACCTTCGTCAGCACTGTTCATGCCGGTTCAGCAAGTGCGCGAGCCCTCATCGATGGGTGGATCGCGAAGTCACGCTGA
- a CDS encoding DDE-type integrase/transposase/recombinase — translation MENDLVAELVGITGSQRQALELTGVSRSTWHYRQHPRDRVADPIPQTERAYQSRISEPDREKITEHILSGWAGQNSVDHAFASAWDQGIMLGSRRTWWRIAAEIEDQMLRPKVPARKERTAPRNKPVLKATGPGQVWTWDISDLYSPWRGVVFKAYKITDIFSREIVGWRVEDREADHLAVEMFAQAIAMHGTPCIVHADNGAAMKSNLLRDFLKEQHGTELSHSRPYVSDDNPFSEAGFRTMKYRPGYPKVFADLDSARAYLGEYVPWYNQEHKHSGIALFSPSQVHDGSWREAWQTREHALQRYFEAHPERFRARPSTPTPAGTVGINLPNEKPQNKAA, via the coding sequence ATGGAGAACGACCTCGTGGCGGAGTTGGTCGGGATCACCGGATCCCAGCGGCAGGCGCTGGAGCTGACGGGGGTGTCCCGGTCGACGTGGCACTACCGGCAGCACCCGCGGGACCGGGTCGCCGATCCGATCCCGCAGACCGAGCGGGCGTACCAGTCGCGGATCAGCGAGCCGGACCGGGAGAAGATCACCGAGCACATCCTGTCCGGGTGGGCGGGACAGAACTCCGTCGATCACGCGTTCGCCTCGGCATGGGACCAAGGGATCATGCTCGGCTCCCGCCGCACCTGGTGGCGGATCGCAGCGGAGATCGAGGACCAGATGCTGCGCCCGAAGGTCCCGGCTCGTAAGGAGCGCACGGCGCCGCGGAACAAACCCGTGCTGAAGGCGACCGGCCCCGGGCAGGTTTGGACGTGGGATATCAGTGACCTGTACTCGCCGTGGCGTGGGGTGGTGTTCAAGGCGTACAAGATCACCGACATCTTCTCCCGTGAGATCGTCGGATGGCGGGTCGAGGACCGTGAGGCCGACCACCTCGCCGTCGAGATGTTCGCGCAGGCGATCGCCATGCACGGCACGCCGTGCATCGTGCACGCCGACAACGGCGCCGCGATGAAATCGAACCTGCTGCGAGACTTCCTGAAAGAGCAGCACGGCACTGAACTGTCACACAGCCGGCCGTACGTGTCCGATGACAACCCCTTCAGCGAGGCGGGATTCCGGACCATGAAGTACCGGCCGGGCTACCCGAAAGTCTTCGCCGACCTCGACTCCGCCAGGGCATATCTCGGCGAGTACGTGCCCTGGTACAACCAGGAGCACAAGCACTCCGGTATCGCGTTGTTCTCCCCGTCCCAGGTCCACGATGGATCCTGGCGCGAGGCCTGGCAGACACGCGAACACGCCCTGCAACGCTACTTCGAGGCGCACCCGGAACGCTTCCGCGCCCGCCCGAGCACACCCACACCCGCTGGCACGGTCGGGATCAACCTGCCCAACGAGAAACCACAAAACAAGGCCGCGTGA
- a CDS encoding acyltransferase family protein, with translation MLTTVVLNGYLGVTFFFVLSGFVLTWSARPELPTSTFYWRRFARIWPAHMVALLVAIPVFYSLAPIAEGSFLKPFDLGILLLSVVLLQAWWSNPTILFSGNPAAWTLTCEAFFYALHPWISRFLVPLARRGALLLAGGVVAYAFAYRISVVLWPGSWLADVPLPIQRLPEFILGMALAWAMRSGWRPRIHPLVGIGSLGAVIVLQVVSNRFFGAVPGLRSIPALTNELFTVACGLAIVALAAHALKGRRSFFESKIQVKLGEWSFAFYLIHATFIYIALRVFGYQPAAWSNLAWFAGLLVIDLVAAWALHSFVERPAERRMRRWKDRRDQARRDAALASASA, from the coding sequence GTGCTCACGACTGTGGTGCTGAACGGCTACCTCGGAGTGACCTTCTTCTTCGTGCTCTCCGGATTCGTACTTACTTGGTCTGCGCGGCCCGAACTCCCCACCTCGACGTTCTACTGGCGCAGGTTCGCACGTATCTGGCCGGCGCACATGGTCGCGCTGCTCGTCGCCATCCCGGTGTTCTACTCGCTTGCACCTATCGCGGAGGGGAGCTTCCTCAAGCCCTTCGATCTCGGCATTCTTCTCCTATCCGTGGTCCTGCTCCAGGCATGGTGGTCGAACCCGACGATTCTCTTCTCCGGCAACCCCGCTGCGTGGACCCTCACGTGCGAGGCCTTCTTCTACGCCCTGCACCCGTGGATCTCAAGATTCCTCGTCCCTCTCGCCCGTCGTGGCGCGCTGCTGCTGGCGGGGGGAGTCGTAGCGTACGCCTTCGCCTACCGGATTTCCGTGGTTCTTTGGCCCGGGTCATGGCTCGCCGATGTGCCATTGCCGATCCAACGTCTTCCCGAGTTCATCCTCGGCATGGCGCTCGCTTGGGCCATGCGATCCGGCTGGCGTCCCCGCATCCACCCTCTGGTCGGGATTGGATCGCTTGGAGCCGTGATCGTGCTGCAGGTGGTCAGTAACCGCTTCTTCGGTGCCGTACCAGGGCTGCGGTCGATTCCGGCGCTCACGAATGAATTGTTCACCGTCGCCTGCGGACTTGCCATCGTCGCGCTGGCCGCCCACGCACTGAAAGGACGTCGATCCTTCTTCGAATCGAAGATCCAGGTGAAGCTGGGCGAATGGTCTTTCGCCTTCTACCTCATCCACGCGACATTCATCTACATCGCCCTCCGTGTCTTCGGGTATCAGCCAGCGGCCTGGAGCAACCTCGCATGGTTCGCGGGTCTACTGGTCATCGATCTGGTCGCGGCCTGGGCGCTGCACAGTTTCGTCGAGCGTCCAGCCGAACGTCGCATGCGCCGATGGAAGGATCGTCGGGATCAGGCGCGTCGTGATGCGGCACTTGCCTCCGCCTCAGCGTGA
- a CDS encoding glycosyltransferase family 2 protein, whose translation MRNPTVDVTIAVHSATRPIARAVASVIDHTRAAVRVTVVAHNIDPEIIRANLGEFANHPDVRLLALRDNISSPAGPMNLGMEHASAPFHSLLGSDDELEPGALDSWLELQRSTRASVVIARIRLSTGVYDPYPPVRNGRRTTKLHARKDRLHYRSAPLGLVQRARFGDLRLSEGLASGEDLAYASALWLTGGTIAYDLHGPAYLGHDDAIDRVTSAPRPLVEDFAFLDEIEGAPWFAGLSRADRRALVVKFIRIHVFDAIAARVIDPGVAVERGDLIKVLDRLERMAPGVLRMLSRADRHVIDALRTGAIESQEYVPLLAARWNYRSLAALLPRNPALILAPQAPLRTLAAGARSLSARHRTRPDAVNTHETRDAI comes from the coding sequence ATGAGAAACCCGACCGTCGATGTGACCATCGCAGTCCATTCCGCGACAAGGCCGATCGCACGCGCTGTCGCGTCGGTCATCGACCATACGCGTGCAGCCGTGCGCGTCACCGTGGTTGCCCACAACATCGACCCGGAGATCATTCGCGCCAATCTGGGTGAGTTCGCTAATCATCCCGACGTTCGGCTTCTTGCGCTGCGCGACAACATCAGTTCGCCAGCTGGGCCCATGAACCTCGGCATGGAACACGCGTCGGCACCATTTCACTCGCTTCTCGGTTCTGATGACGAACTCGAGCCGGGTGCCCTGGATTCCTGGCTCGAGCTTCAGCGATCCACGCGGGCGTCCGTGGTGATTGCGCGCATACGCCTCTCCACTGGCGTGTACGACCCGTACCCGCCAGTGCGTAATGGTCGACGGACGACGAAGTTGCACGCCCGCAAGGACCGCCTCCACTACCGCAGTGCACCCCTCGGGCTTGTCCAGCGAGCACGATTCGGCGATCTTCGTCTGAGCGAAGGTCTGGCCTCTGGGGAGGATCTTGCCTACGCGAGCGCCCTGTGGCTCACCGGCGGCACGATCGCCTATGATCTGCACGGACCGGCCTACCTCGGCCACGACGACGCGATCGACCGCGTGACGTCGGCTCCACGGCCGCTGGTCGAGGATTTTGCGTTCCTCGATGAGATCGAAGGCGCACCGTGGTTCGCCGGGCTTTCTCGCGCCGACCGCCGCGCGCTCGTGGTGAAGTTCATTCGCATCCACGTGTTCGACGCGATCGCTGCTCGCGTCATCGACCCCGGAGTCGCAGTTGAGCGTGGCGACCTCATCAAAGTCCTCGATCGACTCGAACGAATGGCTCCCGGCGTGCTCCGGATGCTGTCCCGTGCCGATCGTCATGTGATCGACGCCCTTCGCACAGGAGCCATCGAGTCGCAGGAGTACGTGCCGCTTCTGGCAGCTCGCTGGAATTACCGCTCCCTGGCTGCGCTGCTGCCGCGCAATCCCGCTCTGATCCTGGCTCCCCAGGCGCCGCTGCGCACTCTTGCTGCGGGTGCACGATCCCTCTCAGCACGGCACCGCACCCGACCGGATGCGGTGAACACGCATGAAACCCGAGATGCAATATGA
- a CDS encoding acyltransferase, with amino-acid sequence MASPAGVRIVDSADVSPEATIGSGSSIWHLAQVREGVSMGENCIVGRGAYVGTGVVMGDNCKVQNYALVYEPAKLADGVFIGPAVVLTNDTYPRAINEDGSLKSAHDWEPVGVTIGRGAAIGARATCVAPVTIGAWATVAAGAVVVKDVPAYALVAGVPARRIGWVGESGVPLTAGDDDNTWVCPSTGARFVETDGILIKESV; translated from the coding sequence ATGGCCTCACCGGCTGGTGTGCGAATCGTAGATTCGGCCGATGTCTCACCTGAAGCCACGATCGGTTCGGGAAGTTCGATCTGGCATCTTGCACAGGTCCGTGAGGGCGTCTCGATGGGTGAGAACTGCATCGTCGGGCGTGGTGCCTATGTGGGTACTGGAGTTGTCATGGGTGACAACTGCAAAGTGCAGAATTACGCGCTCGTCTATGAGCCGGCGAAGCTTGCCGATGGCGTCTTCATCGGCCCGGCTGTGGTCCTCACGAATGACACGTATCCGCGCGCGATCAATGAAGATGGTTCGCTCAAGAGTGCGCATGATTGGGAACCGGTCGGCGTGACGATCGGGCGTGGCGCGGCGATCGGTGCGCGTGCGACATGTGTCGCCCCGGTGACGATCGGTGCCTGGGCGACGGTGGCTGCTGGCGCGGTCGTGGTGAAAGATGTCCCGGCTTATGCGTTGGTCGCCGGTGTACCGGCGCGGCGTATCGGCTGGGTGGGCGAGTCCGGTGTGCCGTTGACAGCCGGTGATGACGACAACACGTGGGTGTGTCCTTCGACGGGTGCGCGTTTTGTTGAGACTGATGGAATATTGATCAAGGAGTCTGTGTGA
- a CDS encoding ABC transporter ATP-binding protein has protein sequence MVATTLITALDVVAMSLLAVIIGPAVSGGSITLPVIGEVTPEMIPLFALGACLLIITKSVLSVALHWFATRRFAKYELEIGDRMFKAYINSSWEERSKRTVAEITRIADGGIANTMSGFLLPLMRIPSSVFTFVLIIVVLFVVDPVTSIIALVYLLLVTLIVHRFVTRRALEAALVNRNYSYRVAILMTEMMEALKELSLRNRLDDVSNLVADNRKHSVRARANSSFLGVIPGFAFEAALIGGVLIIGGAAFAQGGITAALSSVALFAATGFRLIPAITGIQGGIVQGVASIPSATDVIGDLKAAEDDMKVSQTPADTAQLDESPRELRLSDVRFRYPKADEDVIRGLSLSIPLGSSVGIVGPSGAGKSTLIDLLLGLSQATSGEIAIDGDPLPTVLRQWRGRVGYVPQKVALFDATIAQNVALTWTDEIDRDRVVSALKRAQLGSLIESRAGGIDERIGERGVSLSGGQQQRLGIARALYTDPLVLVLDEATSSLDTKTEDEVTKAIRALQGEVTLISVAHRLSTIKEYDRICYMDDGVIAAQGTFREVASTLPAFAEQVLLAGLGGELRDNI, from the coding sequence ATGGTGGCCACGACACTGATCACAGCGCTGGACGTCGTCGCGATGTCGCTTCTCGCCGTGATCATCGGACCCGCGGTCTCCGGCGGCAGCATCACGCTTCCAGTGATCGGCGAGGTCACTCCCGAGATGATTCCGCTGTTTGCTCTCGGAGCATGTCTCCTCATCATCACCAAGTCCGTTCTCTCGGTCGCCCTGCATTGGTTCGCCACTCGTCGCTTTGCGAAGTACGAGTTGGAGATCGGCGATCGGATGTTCAAGGCGTACATCAACTCGAGCTGGGAAGAACGCTCAAAGCGCACCGTCGCCGAGATCACGCGAATCGCTGATGGTGGGATCGCCAACACCATGTCCGGCTTCCTGTTGCCGCTCATGCGCATCCCGAGCTCCGTGTTCACCTTCGTGCTCATCATCGTCGTGCTCTTCGTCGTCGATCCGGTCACCTCGATCATCGCGTTGGTCTATCTTCTGCTGGTCACTTTGATCGTGCACCGCTTTGTAACACGGCGAGCACTGGAAGCGGCACTGGTCAACCGCAACTACAGCTATCGCGTGGCGATTCTGATGACTGAGATGATGGAGGCGCTCAAGGAGCTCAGCCTGCGCAATCGACTCGACGACGTCTCGAACCTGGTTGCGGATAATCGCAAGCACTCGGTACGGGCGAGGGCGAACTCGTCATTCCTCGGCGTGATCCCGGGCTTCGCCTTCGAAGCCGCATTGATCGGTGGTGTCCTCATCATCGGTGGTGCCGCGTTCGCACAGGGCGGGATCACTGCAGCGCTCTCCTCTGTCGCCCTGTTCGCGGCAACCGGCTTCCGGCTCATTCCCGCGATCACGGGCATCCAAGGCGGAATCGTGCAGGGTGTTGCGAGCATTCCGTCTGCGACCGATGTCATCGGTGATCTGAAGGCCGCGGAAGACGATATGAAGGTCTCCCAGACTCCGGCTGACACGGCTCAGCTGGACGAGAGCCCGCGTGAACTGCGTCTGTCAGACGTGCGTTTCCGCTATCCCAAGGCGGATGAGGACGTCATTCGAGGTCTGTCGTTGTCGATCCCTCTTGGAAGCTCCGTCGGTATCGTCGGCCCATCCGGCGCGGGAAAGTCCACTCTTATCGATCTACTTCTCGGTCTCAGCCAGGCGACGTCCGGGGAGATCGCGATCGACGGCGACCCGCTCCCCACCGTGCTGCGTCAGTGGCGCGGTCGGGTGGGCTACGTACCGCAGAAAGTCGCGCTCTTCGACGCCACGATCGCTCAGAACGTTGCGCTCACCTGGACTGACGAGATCGATCGCGACCGCGTTGTGTCGGCGCTGAAGCGCGCACAGCTGGGATCGTTGATCGAATCCCGCGCGGGTGGCATAGACGAGCGGATCGGTGAGCGCGGCGTCTCACTCTCCGGCGGTCAACAGCAGCGCCTTGGAATCGCGCGCGCTCTTTATACGGATCCGCTGGTTCTGGTTCTTGACGAGGCGACGAGCTCTCTGGATACGAAGACTGAAGATGAGGTCACCAAGGCAATTCGTGCGCTGCAGGGCGAAGTCACACTGATTTCCGTGGCGCACAGGCTCTCGACCATCAAGGAATACGATCGCATCTGCTACATGGATGACGGGGTCATCGCTGCGCAGGGAACTTTCCGAGAGGTGGCGTCTACGCTTCCTGCCTTTGCCGAGCAGGTTCTGCTCGCAGGGCTGGGCGGCGAGCTCCGCGACAACATCTGA
- a CDS encoding glycosyltransferase codes for MSEFDVDVVIPVHSEARPIMRAVASVTDGTKAAVRVIVVAHNIDPELIGHKLGVYAKRDDVRVLSLNDGIHSPAGPMNMGLDEAAAPYVSLLGSDDEIAVGAIDSWLRIAKTHNASTVLARIDRQNSGPDPHPPTRRGRTVDLDPVKDRLAYRSAPLGLISRKDFGNLRFTPGLGSGEDLEFTATLWFTGSRIAYDRNTPGYIVHEDGGDRVTFAARTVEQDFAFLNAITAAEWFPRLSKAQLRALGVKTLRMHFFDAVLLRLQSPEGIGAHRADLDRVLAKIESFAPGSLSLMSRTDRAVIDAIRAEPVTPEHIMWLLSARWGRSPSALLPRNPLLALHRQAPFRTLRATVA; via the coding sequence GTGAGCGAGTTCGATGTAGACGTGGTGATCCCCGTGCATTCCGAAGCCCGTCCGATCATGCGTGCAGTGGCATCGGTGACAGACGGGACGAAAGCCGCCGTTCGCGTCATCGTCGTCGCGCACAATATTGATCCTGAGTTGATCGGTCACAAGCTCGGTGTCTATGCGAAACGTGATGACGTGCGAGTCCTCTCGCTGAATGACGGCATTCACTCACCTGCTGGCCCGATGAATATGGGACTCGATGAGGCCGCTGCACCGTACGTCTCCCTCCTCGGTTCCGATGATGAGATCGCCGTCGGTGCAATCGACTCATGGCTCCGAATCGCGAAGACTCACAACGCCAGCACCGTACTCGCACGAATCGACAGGCAGAACAGCGGCCCCGACCCGCACCCGCCGACGCGGCGGGGGCGAACTGTCGACCTTGACCCGGTGAAAGATCGGTTGGCCTACCGCAGCGCCCCCCTGGGACTCATATCGAGGAAAGACTTCGGGAATCTGCGCTTCACGCCGGGACTGGGTTCAGGAGAGGATCTCGAGTTCACCGCGACACTATGGTTCACGGGCTCGCGTATCGCGTACGATCGCAACACGCCGGGCTACATCGTGCACGAAGACGGCGGCGATCGCGTCACTTTCGCTGCACGCACCGTCGAACAGGATTTTGCCTTCCTGAATGCGATCACGGCCGCCGAGTGGTTCCCGCGTCTCAGCAAGGCGCAGCTCCGCGCCCTCGGCGTGAAGACACTCCGCATGCATTTCTTCGATGCCGTGTTGTTGCGGTTGCAGTCCCCGGAAGGAATCGGCGCCCACCGCGCGGACCTCGACCGAGTGCTCGCAAAGATCGAGAGCTTCGCGCCAGGATCGCTTTCGCTGATGTCGAGGACCGATCGCGCCGTCATCGACGCGATCCGAGCAGAACCAGTGACTCCGGAACACATCATGTGGCTCCTTTCGGCGCGCTGGGGGCGCAGCCCGAGTGCATTGCTACCGCGAAATCCGTTACTGGCACTGCACCGACAAGCGCCGTTTCGGACGCTGCGCGCGACCGTGGCGTGA